In Synechocystis sp. PCC 6714, the following are encoded in one genomic region:
- the coaD gene encoding pantetheine-phosphate adenylyltransferase, whose product MIAIYPGSFDPITLGHLDIIERGSGLFEQIIVAVLCNPSKQPLFSVEKRLEQIRHCTQHLANVTVDSFNGLTVDYAKQKQATVLLRGLRVLSDFEKELQMAHTNQTLWDGVETVFLATAKEYSFLSSSIVKEIAKFGGSVDHLVPPSILADICSSYPSP is encoded by the coding sequence GTGATCGCCATTTATCCCGGTAGTTTTGACCCCATCACCCTTGGCCATTTGGACATTATTGAGCGGGGTAGTGGTTTGTTCGAGCAAATCATTGTGGCAGTGCTGTGTAATCCCAGTAAGCAACCCCTTTTTTCGGTGGAAAAGCGATTAGAGCAGATCCGCCACTGCACCCAACATCTGGCCAATGTGACGGTGGACAGTTTTAATGGGCTGACGGTGGACTACGCTAAGCAAAAACAGGCAACGGTGCTACTGCGGGGTTTACGGGTGTTGTCGGACTTTGAAAAGGAACTGCAAATGGCCCATACCAACCAAACCCTTTGGGACGGTGTAGAAACCGTATTTTTGGCCACTGCCAAGGAATATAGCTTTTTAAGTAGTAGTATTGTCAAAGAAATTGCCAAGTTCGGTGGTAGTGTGGATCATCTTGTGCCTCCGTCGATTTTGGCTGATATTTGTTCTTCCTACCCATCTCCCTAA
- a CDS encoding DivIVA domain-containing protein produces the protein MTRRESANPEVTENSAVVPGQAVDFDIQQQLAELQELLYDSFHIPLTAWSVVDEEKILDQIDIIAEFIPGAVHRAIAILEREQQILQGAELEAQRLIEVAHQEAQRIKDESGIIQKAQYEADQYKAQVQQDCDALQRQVQQECDALQRQTQQECDTLRRQTMGELEQIKQVTHQEIQQFRQQTVQECEALQKQTEQEATEMQRDVDTYADRLLSRLEGELGQMMRSVSQSRQILYENSAEHNATITNRPPVATPTPVIQPTPAPKPPRGDRPRRRSR, from the coding sequence ATGACCCGCCGAGAGAGTGCCAATCCCGAAGTAACTGAGAACAGCGCCGTTGTGCCCGGTCAGGCGGTGGATTTCGACATTCAACAACAATTAGCTGAGCTTCAGGAATTACTCTATGACAGCTTTCATATTCCCCTGACGGCTTGGAGTGTGGTGGATGAGGAGAAAATCCTTGACCAAATTGACATCATTGCTGAGTTCATTCCAGGGGCTGTGCATCGGGCGATCGCCATTTTGGAAAGGGAACAGCAAATTTTACAGGGGGCCGAATTGGAGGCCCAGCGGCTGATTGAGGTGGCCCACCAGGAAGCCCAACGCATCAAGGATGAATCGGGCATTATTCAAAAGGCCCAATACGAAGCGGATCAGTACAAAGCCCAAGTTCAGCAGGATTGTGATGCCCTCCAGCGCCAGGTACAACAGGAGTGTGATGCTCTACAACGGCAAACCCAACAGGAATGCGATACCCTGCGGCGCCAAACCATGGGAGAACTAGAACAGATTAAGCAGGTTACCCACCAGGAAATTCAGCAGTTCCGTCAGCAGACGGTGCAGGAATGTGAAGCTCTTCAAAAGCAAACGGAACAGGAAGCAACGGAAATGCAACGGGATGTGGACACCTATGCCGATCGCCTGTTGAGCCGCCTGGAAGGAGAGTTGGGGCAGATGATGCGTAGTGTGAGCCAGAGCCGTCAGATTCTCTACGAAAATTCCGCTGAACATAACGCCACCATTACCAACCGTCCCCCTGTAGCGACCCCGACCCCTGTGATTCAACCTACTCCGGCCCCCAAACCCCCCCGGGGCGATCGCCCCCGCCGTCGTTCCCGTTAA
- the rsmG gene encoding 16S rRNA (guanine(527)-N(7))-methyltransferase RsmG encodes MSANLDKSDQKAAYFSPDGEDLVQFRRELLAWPGGLPWQPDGDQVEALVKLYQGVLAGNARLNLTRITAPLDFLEKHLWDSLAGILLSDHCRNLSQPEVIDIGTGGGFPGLPVALVWPQWSVTLLDSTRKKINYLEELGYRSGLTNLSYLVARAEALGQEGPHRQKYDLALIRAVGEGAVCAEYALPLVKLGGMVVLYRGQWSPEEAEQLERASLLLGGRVMATVAVVTPWSKAQRHFIYMTKEKPTPKDFPRAIGVPRQHPLGIGS; translated from the coding sequence GTGTCAGCGAATTTAGACAAATCAGATCAAAAAGCGGCCTATTTTTCCCCCGATGGAGAGGATTTAGTCCAGTTCCGCCGGGAGTTGCTGGCCTGGCCCGGAGGTTTGCCATGGCAACCAGATGGGGATCAAGTCGAAGCCCTAGTTAAACTTTACCAAGGGGTGTTGGCCGGCAATGCTCGGTTGAATTTAACCCGCATCACCGCTCCCCTAGATTTTTTGGAAAAACATCTGTGGGACTCCTTGGCGGGCATTTTGTTGTCGGACCATTGTCGTAATTTATCCCAGCCAGAGGTGATTGATATTGGCACTGGGGGCGGATTTCCGGGATTGCCCGTGGCCTTGGTCTGGCCCCAATGGTCAGTGACATTGTTGGACTCCACCCGCAAGAAAATCAATTACCTAGAGGAGTTGGGCTATCGTTCAGGCTTAACTAATCTCAGTTATTTAGTGGCCCGGGCGGAGGCCCTGGGTCAAGAGGGTCCCCATCGCCAAAAGTATGACCTGGCTTTGATCCGGGCAGTGGGGGAAGGGGCGGTTTGTGCAGAATATGCCCTCCCTTTGGTGAAATTGGGGGGCATGGTGGTGCTATATCGGGGGCAGTGGTCGCCGGAGGAAGCGGAACAGTTAGAACGGGCCAGTCTGTTACTGGGGGGCAGGGTAATGGCAACGGTGGCGGTGGTTACTCCCTGGAGCAAAGCCCAGCGGCATTTTATTTATATGACCAAGGAAAAGCCCACTCCAAAAGATTTTCCCCGGGCGATCGGGGTGCCCCGTCAACATCCCCTGGGGATAGGGTCATAG
- a CDS encoding Hpt domain-containing protein, producing the protein MDQQKILGYFIEEAQEHLETLERGILDLGKVVQDSEQVNEMFRAAHSVKGGAAMLGYTSIQKTAHRLEDAFKVLKEHKLPVDQKLESLFLNGYDVLQDLVEKLQSPAGLQPEEADSIVDGASHQFEELQNYLNYLLTQGSAPVTSAQALAAKSTNVGTFNESDVPEEIKILLHKMLQVFKQEASATSREKLQEYCTRLGRLAPKQENWQHLLSLSKQAIANPLHSYRTLAPVVLKDLKQGYDCFTLAKPENIKVSDGLKQLASSHVAQVLVPAEPTAAANILMKVFNDSQLRQLIKNLSSAR; encoded by the coding sequence TTGGATCAACAGAAAATCCTCGGCTATTTTATTGAGGAAGCCCAGGAACATTTGGAAACCCTAGAGCGGGGTATTCTTGACCTGGGTAAGGTGGTGCAGGACTCGGAGCAGGTCAATGAAATGTTTCGGGCGGCCCACTCCGTCAAAGGGGGTGCGGCCATGTTGGGCTACACAAGTATCCAAAAAACCGCCCACCGCCTGGAGGATGCGTTTAAGGTATTGAAGGAACACAAGTTACCCGTTGATCAGAAGTTGGAGTCTCTGTTTCTCAACGGCTACGATGTCTTGCAGGATTTAGTGGAAAAATTGCAGAGTCCAGCGGGACTTCAGCCAGAGGAAGCAGATTCCATTGTGGATGGGGCTTCCCATCAGTTTGAGGAGCTACAAAATTATTTGAATTACCTCCTCACCCAGGGCAGTGCCCCGGTCACTTCCGCCCAGGCCCTCGCGGCCAAGTCCACCAATGTGGGTACATTCAATGAGAGTGATGTACCGGAGGAAATTAAAATCCTGTTGCACAAAATGCTCCAGGTGTTTAAGCAGGAAGCATCGGCCACTTCTAGGGAAAAACTACAGGAATATTGCACTCGCCTAGGTCGCTTGGCCCCCAAACAGGAGAATTGGCAACATTTGCTTTCCCTCAGTAAGCAGGCGATCGCCAATCCCTTACATTCCTACCGCACTTTGGCCCCGGTGGTGCTCAAGGATTTGAAACAGGGCTATGACTGTTTTACGTTGGCAAAACCAGAAAATATTAAGGTCAGCGATGGCTTGAAACAGTTGGCTTCTAGCCACGTGGCCCAGGTATTAGTTCCGGCGGAACCGACGGCGGCGGCGAATATTCTGATGAAGGTGTTTAACGATAGTCAACTGCGTCAATTGATTAAAAATCTTTCTTCGGCCCGTTAG
- the sufR gene encoding iron-sulfur cluster biosynthesis transcriptional regulator SufR: MTLSSSHSTKEDILRYLLKEGQGSAIAMAEELGISPQAMRKHLKDLENDGLIEHQQEKQGMGRPQFLYQLSKQGREQFPQRYGEFALSFIDSLVETVGEEQLGAVLKKQWQRKAEAYRQQIGQGSLAKRVHKLVELRRQEGYMAELHPLSVEQSEKFILSEHHCAIADVAESYPSVCGHELEMFAAILPDCAIERTHWLNNGEHTCGYLIESRPSD; the protein is encoded by the coding sequence ATGACCCTCAGTTCTTCCCATTCCACCAAAGAAGATATCCTGCGCTATCTCCTCAAAGAAGGACAAGGATCGGCGATCGCCATGGCTGAAGAGTTGGGCATTAGTCCCCAGGCCATGCGAAAGCACCTCAAGGACTTGGAAAATGATGGGCTCATTGAGCATCAACAGGAAAAACAGGGCATGGGTAGACCCCAATTTCTCTACCAGTTGAGTAAACAGGGGCGGGAACAATTTCCCCAGCGCTACGGTGAATTTGCCCTCTCCTTCATTGATTCTTTGGTGGAAACAGTGGGGGAAGAACAGTTAGGAGCGGTGTTGAAAAAGCAATGGCAACGGAAAGCAGAAGCCTATCGCCAGCAAATTGGCCAGGGCTCCTTAGCTAAAAGAGTACATAAACTGGTAGAGCTGCGGCGGCAGGAAGGTTACATGGCCGAACTCCATCCTTTGTCGGTGGAACAATCGGAAAAATTTATTTTGTCTGAGCATCACTGCGCGATCGCCGACGTGGCCGAATCCTATCCCAGCGTTTGTGGCCACGAGTTGGAAATGTTTGCCGCCATTTTGCCGGACTGCGCCATTGAACGCACCCATTGGCTCAACAATGGGGAACATACCTGTGGCTATTTGATTGAGTCCAGACCTTCCGACTAA
- the sufB gene encoding Fe-S cluster assembly protein SufB, whose protein sequence is MSSTIVKNLVNQPYKYGFVTDIEADAIPRGLSEDVVRLISAKKNEPEFMLDFRLRAYRHWLTMTEPNWPAVHYPPINYQDIIYYSAPKQSKKKLESLDEVDPALLETFEKLGIPLSEQKRLSNVAVDAIFDSVSIGTTFKEKLAEDGVIFCSISEALQEHPELVQKYLGSVVPTADNFFAALNSAVFSDGSFVFIPKGVKCPMELSTYFRINNGDTGQFERTLIIAEEGASVSYLEGCTAPMYDSNQLHAAVVELVALDNADIKYSTVQNWYAGDENGKGGIYNFVTKRGLCKGVNSKISWTQVETGSAITWKYPSCVLVGDNSVGEFYSIALTNNKQQADTGTKMIHIGKNTRSTIISKGISAGNSANSYRGLVKMGPKAQGARNYSQCDSMLIGDRAAANTFPYIQVDNNTAKVEHEASTSKIGEDQLFYFAQRGISEEDAVSMLVSGFCKDVLNELPMEFAAEADKLLSLKLEGTVG, encoded by the coding sequence ATGAGTTCCACCATTGTTAAAAACCTTGTCAACCAACCCTATAAATATGGCTTTGTCACCGACATTGAAGCGGATGCCATCCCCCGTGGCCTGAGCGAAGACGTGGTGCGACTCATTTCCGCCAAGAAAAATGAACCGGAATTCATGCTGGATTTCCGCCTGCGGGCCTATCGCCACTGGTTGACCATGACGGAACCCAATTGGCCTGCGGTGCATTATCCCCCCATCAATTACCAGGATATTATTTACTATTCTGCCCCCAAGCAGAGTAAAAAAAAGTTGGAAAGCCTTGATGAAGTGGATCCAGCTCTGTTGGAAACCTTTGAAAAATTGGGTATTCCCCTATCGGAGCAAAAACGCTTGAGTAATGTGGCGGTGGATGCCATTTTTGACAGCGTTTCCATCGGTACAACTTTTAAGGAAAAATTAGCGGAAGACGGGGTGATTTTCTGCTCTATTTCGGAAGCGTTGCAGGAACATCCTGAGCTTGTGCAGAAATATTTGGGCAGTGTGGTGCCCACCGCCGACAACTTTTTTGCTGCCTTAAATTCTGCAGTATTCAGTGACGGTTCCTTTGTGTTTATTCCCAAGGGCGTGAAATGTCCCATGGAATTGTCCACCTATTTCCGCATTAATAATGGAGATACGGGGCAGTTTGAAAGGACATTGATCATTGCCGAAGAAGGGGCTTCCGTTAGCTATTTGGAAGGGTGCACAGCGCCCATGTACGATAGTAATCAACTCCATGCTGCGGTGGTAGAATTGGTGGCCTTGGATAATGCGGATATTAAATATTCCACTGTGCAAAACTGGTACGCCGGGGATGAAAATGGCAAAGGCGGAATTTACAACTTTGTCACCAAACGGGGGCTATGCAAAGGGGTTAATTCTAAAATTTCCTGGACCCAGGTGGAAACTGGCTCTGCCATTACCTGGAAGTATCCCAGTTGTGTGCTGGTGGGGGATAATTCCGTCGGGGAATTCTATTCCATTGCTTTAACTAATAATAAGCAACAGGCGGACACGGGCACGAAGATGATTCACATCGGCAAAAATACCCGTAGTACCATTATTTCCAAAGGGATTTCCGCTGGTAATTCCGCCAACAGTTACCGGGGTTTGGTGAAAATGGGCCCCAAAGCCCAGGGGGCACGCAATTATTCCCAATGTGACTCCATGCTCATCGGCGATCGGGCGGCAGCTAATACTTTCCCCTACATTCAAGTGGATAACAACACTGCCAAAGTGGAGCATGAAGCGTCCACTTCCAAAATTGGCGAAGACCAACTCTTTTACTTTGCCCAACGGGGCATTTCTGAAGAGGATGCGGTATCCATGTTGGTGAGTGGTTTCTGTAAAGATGTGCTCAACGAATTACCGATGGAATTTGCCGCGGAAGCTGACAAATTACTGAGCCTCAAACTAGAAGGCACTGTGGGTTAA
- the sufC gene encoding Fe-S cluster assembly ATPase SufC, whose amino-acid sequence MSQTVLSIKNLAASVDGNQILKGVNLEIKAGEVHAIMGRNGSGKSTLSKVITGHPDYEITGGEIIYQGQDLSALEPHERALAGIFLAFQYPLEIPGVSNLDFLRIAYNAKRKHQGLEELDTFDFEDLIQEKLDVVKMNPAFLERSLNEGFSGGEKKRNEILQMAILEPTLSILDEIDSGLDIDALRIVSEGVNFLKNPNNATLVITHYQRLLNYIIPDHIHVMYDGKIVMSGGKELALELEEKGYDFLDEQVLAAV is encoded by the coding sequence ATGAGCCAGACTGTTCTTTCGATTAAAAATTTGGCCGCCTCCGTTGATGGAAATCAAATTCTCAAAGGGGTTAACCTAGAAATTAAAGCAGGGGAAGTCCACGCCATCATGGGACGCAATGGTTCGGGAAAAAGTACCCTGTCAAAAGTGATTACAGGACACCCTGACTATGAAATTACCGGCGGTGAAATAATTTATCAAGGTCAAGATTTGTCGGCCCTGGAACCCCATGAGCGGGCCTTAGCAGGAATTTTTCTAGCTTTTCAATACCCATTGGAAATTCCTGGGGTAAGTAACTTGGACTTCCTCCGCATTGCCTACAATGCCAAAAGGAAACACCAAGGTTTAGAGGAATTAGACACCTTTGATTTTGAAGATTTAATTCAAGAAAAATTGGACGTGGTTAAAATGAACCCAGCTTTCCTAGAACGAAGCTTGAATGAAGGGTTTTCCGGTGGGGAAAAAAAACGCAACGAAATTTTACAAATGGCAATTTTAGAGCCAACTTTATCTATCCTTGATGAAATTGATTCGGGGCTAGATATTGATGCTCTCCGTATTGTGTCTGAAGGGGTAAATTTTCTCAAAAATCCCAATAATGCCACGTTGGTTATCACCCATTATCAACGGTTGCTTAATTACATTATTCCTGACCATATTCATGTAATGTATGACGGGAAAATTGTCATGAGTGGTGGTAAGGAGTTAGCCTTGGAATTGGAAGAAAAAGGTTATGACTTTTTAGATGAACAAGTTTTGGCTGCTGTTTAA
- the sufD gene encoding Fe-S cluster assembly protein SufD — protein MTAAILTNALSKNSPHVEMDERLQSLKDQALVGKVEDGILLAKQERSEKLLADLRLPSRRDEEWQFTDLTNLKEVDFSAAQKVDLDVATAENFYLPEASHSRLVFVNGFFSAELSDISDLPDSIICGAWANLPLNQREKLDHYLAQQVDIDNVFSNLNTAGLKDSAIVSISTNVELEIPIHCLFLTVADPTPMLVQPRLLVVAESNAKLTIVESYGAITSNCTDRPQQQPYFNNIVSEIYLGENARVTHVRNQRDSGDGFHIATTAIAQGKQSRYQLIDVNLGAKLSRHSLQMVQEGEATETEFLALTTLAGRQVSDTHSTIALNHPHGITNQLHKCIVDEHAQAVFSGKVLVPQAAQLTNAQQLNRNLLLSSKARINTKPELQITADNVKCSHGATVSQLEADEVFYLRSRGLNDYDARHLLIDAFAGEILDQIPLASLRGRLRQCISCRTV, from the coding sequence ATGACCGCCGCTATTTTAACCAATGCTTTAAGCAAAAATAGTCCCCACGTTGAAATGGACGAACGGCTACAAAGCCTTAAAGATCAAGCCTTGGTAGGGAAAGTTGAAGACGGAATTTTGTTAGCCAAACAAGAACGTTCAGAAAAGTTGCTCGCTGATTTACGTCTACCCAGTAGACGGGATGAAGAATGGCAATTTACCGATTTAACGAACTTAAAAGAAGTTGATTTTTCAGCGGCCCAAAAAGTTGATTTAGACGTTGCCACGGCGGAAAATTTCTATCTACCCGAAGCTAGTCACAGCCGTTTGGTATTCGTCAATGGTTTTTTCTCAGCAGAATTATCGGACATTAGCGATTTACCCGATAGTATTATCTGTGGAGCTTGGGCTAATTTACCCTTGAACCAACGGGAAAAGTTGGATCATTATTTAGCTCAACAAGTGGATATAGACAATGTTTTCAGTAACCTGAACACAGCAGGCTTGAAAGACAGTGCCATAGTTTCAATTTCCACCAATGTTGAACTGGAAATACCGATCCACTGCCTATTTTTGACAGTGGCTGATCCCACTCCCATGCTGGTGCAGCCCCGCTTACTTGTGGTAGCGGAGAGTAATGCTAAGCTAACCATTGTTGAGTCCTACGGAGCGATTACTAGCAATTGCACCGATCGCCCGCAACAACAGCCCTATTTCAACAACATTGTCAGTGAAATTTATCTGGGGGAAAATGCCCGGGTTACCCATGTCCGTAATCAACGGGATTCCGGTGATGGTTTTCACATTGCCACCACGGCGATCGCCCAAGGGAAACAGAGTCGCTACCAATTAATTGATGTTAATTTGGGCGCAAAGTTATCCCGCCATAGTTTGCAAATGGTACAGGAAGGGGAAGCCACGGAAACTGAATTTTTAGCATTGACTACCCTGGCGGGAAGACAGGTGAGCGACACCCACAGCACCATAGCTTTAAATCATCCCCATGGGATAACCAATCAACTCCATAAGTGTATTGTCGATGAACATGCCCAAGCCGTTTTTAGCGGTAAAGTTTTGGTGCCCCAGGCGGCCCAATTGACCAACGCCCAACAGTTAAATCGTAATTTGTTGTTATCTTCCAAAGCCCGCATTAATACAAAACCTGAGCTACAAATCACCGCTGATAATGTTAAATGTTCCCACGGGGCCACCGTTAGCCAGTTAGAAGCTGACGAGGTCTTTTATCTCCGCAGTCGTGGTTTAAATGATTACGATGCTCGCCATTTACTGATTGATGCCTTTGCTGGGGAAATTTTGGATCAAATTCCTTTAGCTTCTTTACGGGGACGTCTACGGCAATGTATTTCCTGTCGAA